The Pecten maximus chromosome 10, xPecMax1.1, whole genome shotgun sequence region GTTTTTGCATACCTGGAAATGTCATGATATTTTGTACGGTCGAGTGGTACAACAAATATTGGGGTTAGTTTGGCCTTAGTGCCATGGAAATGGTGTTGTTGGAAGGCAGTTCGATTTTCTTTACAATTTCGTTCAATGTTTATCAACTCCCCATCCAACTATTCTCCAGAGAGGCTAGTGTGCTTCCTCGCAACTAAAAGtcaacataattatacatgttACGTGAATCGTATGTATTGCGTCATGTATATCGAATACTTCGGCCTTTTTTATCTTCAATATTAAACATTCCGTGTAGAAAACGATTTGTAAAGGATTCtactttatataaaaatgtacgTTTTACaatttatgtcatttttatgtataatttctttttttattatctatatatcattttttgCGCTAATACGCTTAACTATAGAAGTTATAAATTAAGATCAGTTTTCGGCAATGCAAGTTACAACAGCCTCGTTTGCGGGGAAATTGTTTTGGCGGGAAAATAGTTTTGGCGGAAGAATACATGATTGGAAAGTTCTCGTAGTGCGTAAGCGCAAAGGTCGTTTGATGTAAAACATTTAGTAATGcattattacatttatattccacaatttcaaaatgtttttgaacCAAAAACCAAACTGCTATATGATATCAAGCTTATTTGTATATGAACAAAATAGCACATGAAGGAAGATCATTGCTAATTTGACGGCGGAGCTACACGAAAGTAGATTCGGTAATCCGGTCCAAGCAAGTACCTTTCGGAGTTGAGAGATAGCCACTGGCTCGTACAGTCGTACGCCATTGCAGTGTCTCTGTTGTTAAGTCCGTATGCTGCATGTCTCTGTCCTTCTCTCCCACGTTAAACAATCCCAGGATGTTAGCGCGGATCTGAAGTCAGATGGAATTTCTTAACAAGGTATGTTTCAGTTTGTGTTACATTTCATTGCAGGCGAAAGACATATTTCAATCGACTGGAACAGAGGTTTCATTGCAAACCAAAAGTCTGTCCGGGGAGTCCCGTCATTTTCAAACAGGATACTTTCAGGTATTAAACAAATCATTTCAGCGACTCTAAACACATTTAGTACTTAACGTCGAAAGCTTTTATActcttgtgtaaatattttcactacatgcaaaatatttaattgaatatttgtttattgtagAAGTTACAAAATGAAGATAAAGGCACAGCCACAGCCACGAGTGCAGTTGAGCAGACTTGTACTACCAGCGCAACAACAGTTACCATTGGTACACAGACTGGTATAAAGGATGAGCAACATCCTAAAACCCATTGCCAGGTTTGTGGTATCAATGACGACAAGCCAGGAAAATGGTGTTGGCTTGGATGTGAAGCACCCAATTGTGAGTATTGGGTGCATTCCTTCTGCACCAACATTAATGTTAAGAAcaaaagatatttgaaatttattgaGTTCTGGTGCCCTAcacataataaattataatcaattatatatttttgtttttcttttcatttataGATTGCTACAGTAGTGTACATACCTCTTCCAATCTGTCAAAGTTCCTGCATACCCTCAACCATCTTTGCTCAGTTGGAACTCCAGGTGGCATCCACATCTTGCATCTTCGGTTCCGGGCCTCTACCACAAAATCACCAGCCTCACCTTTGCTTTCATTTCCGGACACAGAAAATGATTCGGTTGATTCCAGAAATTCACTGACCTCCGATGGTGCCTGAACTCTGACCTTCAGATCTCTGACCTCTAGCTCTTGGTAGTGTGTCATGTTCATCCCATAAAACAGGTCGCTAAAAGTAACACGGCTACACATAATGGCGCTGCTGTTATTGCGCCGAATTCCAGCCCGAAAAGTATACAAAGACAGTAGATACGTGAACACAATTTTCATGACGAACAAGTAATTGGGGTCAAGGACGTCTGATGTCCACCTAAAATAATCTCCAGCAGAAACTGCACCACCAGTTCCCAAACGCTCTCTGAAATACGGCACAAGAAGTTCGTCGGCCATACCAAATAACGCGATATCTATCATTTGAAAACTCTTGTGGTGGTCACATGCTGCTTTTGCTGCCAGTTGGGATTTTGGACTGTTGAAGCCAAGCATCTTGGCCAAATCCTTTATAAATACCTCCCACAAGAGTTTAAAAGCACATTTGACCATGTTGATTTCAACATGTCCAAGTCCAGGTTGCAACAATATATTCTTGAATTTTAAAAACTGTGACAGATCGCATAGTGCAACATCTTGTTGGTGATTGTCGTTCAAATGTATTGACATTGGACCAGAACCAAAAATTCGGTCACCACAGTGAGGACATATGAACACCTTCTCCAGAAGACGTGAGCCTGTAATACAAGGTGTTTCATACAATTACGCACCCTAGGCAAACTTTAATTGATGTACATTTTCCAACATTCGGTTTTGctacattttataaatataaattatttatcacaaaaaaatttgaatgaaGATGTGTCAAAAGTTCGTTTTGTTTAATCATCCATGCACCGATTTTGTTCCTCAAGCGTCAAAAACtataaacgttaacattatatCGCCTTACCCAATATATAGGGAGAACCGTCGCATCCTACCATCGTCCAGTCCCTGTCGCCGCTACATGTCTCCTTGGTTATGTGGGATAACACACTTTCTACAGCTTCATAGCTACACGGATTTACCATGCAAGGGTTTCCCATGGTAACAGTTGGTGGATTTTGTGGGTGCTTGGCTGGGACGAATAAGTATGGGTCGTTATGTATGAATGATGACGAGGGGGCCGTAGTCtgttttttgtgtgattttgttttctggataTTGTCATCAATGTTGTCATGCATATGTCCGTAATGTTCTTGTTTTAGATGGTGCAAGCGAGAGTCTATAAAGTGGTGttgatatgttttaaatgagTGTTGGTGTGTTTCTACATGGCGTGTTACTTTTTCTAGTATGTGTTCATTGTCACTAGACAGCCAGCGAAACGGAGAAAGGTGTGGCGAGGTTTGAATGGATGAGGAGGATAGAGGAAGAATGTGAATGATATTGGTGATCACACTTAATTTCGCTTTTGCATCATAACGAACTCGCCAGTTCCTGCTGAGTACCTGATTATTATCAAAGTATGTGATGATATCAGATTCACGTGGACATTCAACTGGAATTGTGCTGTATGATTTGATCCAGTTAAGTAAACAGGAGTAACTACCGGATGGTGAAGTTGCTGCATTTATTTGAACAGCATTCTTACTTCCGgttaaaaaatatgttataagTGACGATGAAAAGGAAAGTGGTAAGGTGATGTTGAAAGAGGAAGCAAGATATATTTGTTCGATAGCCTTGACAATAGACAGACATTGGTGTGTATTTTTGGAATCAAAGTTGGTACATAATGAAGTGAGAAAAGACACCAAAAACTTATTCTGCTTCAATAGCCATGTTTCGGGGTCATAATTTTTCAAGAAACTATCGTctttatattgttgttttgaaaatgaGGCGTCCGAAACAACCTTGGAGCTAAGGAAATGTGCAACTGTGTTGATTAATTTAATCATGTCATTATCCGGCACAACATTGTTTTCAATCATTTGCAGTACTTTGGTTAAATGCACCTGATGATAAATATTATGGTTTTCATCGATGGGTTTTACAAAGTGTACTTCAGCATATTTTGCACACAGCATACACAAATATGTTGAAGTTTTAGATAAACATTGTTCCGAAATCAATGCCTGCACTACACATTTTCGAAATTTGTTGGCAgagattttaaagattttattcGAATCGTCGTCCTGAGGAACAAATTCCGCATGTTTTCTGCAGCTACATTTTGGTTTCATCCTgctgaaaaaaatgttaaagtagggctttatgtttttatatttagtTAATGGACAAGTATCTCCACAAGAACCTTTTTTGtcttcagtatttttttaatgttgttaatTTGTAGAACCTGTCCAGTCATGTCTTGCAATATATCAATTCTTTTTGTGTATATTGTCAAAAGTCTTTCAGgtgaataaatatatttgtatattttttttgttttctattgttattaTTCACTGTCATAATATGGTATACTTATTTAGAATAATTTAAAGAAGTGTATGTCtgatttcagaaaataatttttaagtAGTTTAATTGTTTACGTGATTTACCTCAAAAAGTACTACGAAGATATAATTCACATGGTATATGTCAATTATAGGCGACCATACTTTTAAGATTTAATTACATACCCGGACGTAATAGCCCGCTGTTGTTTTTCACTTACTTGTTTGTCAGTGACTTCCGGTAATGGAAATGCTTCGGTTGAACGTGCCGATGTGCGCTGTGAAGTTTCAGGGTCAGAAATGAGCGACAAATGGAGTTTTCAGAGCTTTTATTGACGTGTATTTGTGACAATGCAGGTAATTTTACAACTTAAACATGATTTTCGAGACAAAGTTCACAATTCTGTAAAACGTGCAACATGCTCGGCGGACAATGGTGACAAGGCCTTTCATGCGAAACGGGCGTAGTGTCTCGATTATGCACGCTTTGAATGCTGTACGGAAATAACCTTGTAATAACACCAATTGGGGTATATGTGTATACTCCAGTTGAGGTAATATACGTCAGTTGGGGTTATATACCCCATTTGAGGTTTGTGCGAGacctgatttacctgtgctaaAAATACACGCacctgtcaatatatatagaataatcGGCTACACTTGATTTTATGAGTGACCGTGATTTGAATAAGCATACATTATGGTTACCTtgtgacagtgtatagacaCAGGTCTACTCGCCCCGTCTGTCAATGCACTCAATATGTAATCTATTCAGTGTATATTGACATACGAGGACAGTGCAGTGGTAAAGACATACTAGTATGCATGTCGGCTGTTTGCAACTtcattagcccgagttttctgTCGGACatggtgtatggtgtatggtgtCAGGACCGGAGAAAACTCGGCTACGTGACGTTAATATTGCAGGCTTCATGTTTTGCCATGTTAATGTTCAGATATGAACGGGCTTATGTAGTTGGATCTACATTCCTAGACCAGTCGGACTTCAGTTCACTAACATGTGTTGACCCCCTCGCCGCCCCTCCAAAATTACCAGTAACGACGATCAGTACGAACCCTCACCTACATGTTTGATCagttattttctatatatatatatatatattataattatacatatgtactgcTATATGCATGTGTATAACCAGGTTGGAGAAAATCACCAATTTGCGGTCTACGCCAGTTGGAGTATGATTTGTTACTCGAAATAGCTAAAATCccttaaagggacattccttcgttcggacatcagaaataTCCACAATTTCTAATAATCAGATCTATGTCTGaatgatgattatatgagtgtttgtgcctacaggtaatgaaattaacgccgaaatatACAGGAAAAACCTTATGTCTTTGCAGTAATTAGTGATAATGCAATTACGAATATTCAGTACTTAATACTCggaagaactttggtttatcttgagagtaaaactgccgtattaatgtaatgattataacatttactacttggaaaaaatacataatttcaAGTATGTTTAATAAACTtcaattttgacgacctaaactttattcaaacgaaggaatgccccatTAAACAGTAAATTTTGCATTAGTAAAAGTTTAGTTTAAAGTGATTTTGGCTATTTTTTAAAGCTTTAACTTCAATTGGTGGATTTCCCTAACCTGGTTATGTATagcaaaataaaatatagtGGTGCTTGGTATGCAAGGGTTTGTTATACAATAAAGAAAACTACAAATAAAAAGCTAAATTTACCGACAATCTGAAATAAAGATCCCCTCTAGAGCGACCTATACGTAAAAAAGCGACCCCCTCCCACCACCACACAGACAAGCGAACCCCTTGCGGTACCCGTTGAACATCATTTGAACCAACTTACCAAAACTGATCTCGGTTTTATTTTCAGACATATCCAGCCAAGCTGATTTACCAAACAAACCGAGATTATGGACAAGGATGTTGGACTCCGTACAAATGTTGAGGGTCGGTCTCTCCACGTGATTGGAATAACACGTGACATATACAACTGGCCAATTAAATTGACTTGATTACCTATTTGGAGGTAACCAGATCGCCAATCACGTGATCTCTTTAATTGTGAAACTGTCTGATGCAGTTCTTAATTTATATGGAGAGGAACCTGGAGATAACTCCGGAATCGTCTCAAGAAGATGAAAAGATGACACTGTATTTACTTTGTTGTTAAAAGTTTTCTGTAGAAGTTtgtgttgctttatttttttagCCATTACTCAGATTTACTTAATGCCAACATTCCACATCGTGTTTGCttcattgttgttgttgatgttgttgaaAAAGAAGATCTTATGAAAAGGATCTAGCTCATATTTCTTTAAACTTGATAAGGAAACTCACAGGACATGAAAAGGTGAGGTTTAATAAAGgttgaaaaaaaaccatttaTTCCATTAAGTTTCAAATCGTTTCTATATATTATGTTTCACATTTTAGTCCAATGTTAGTAAGAGGAGATCAGTAATGCCTTGTTGCCTTAACGAACTTTTACTTCATCTAAGTATACCAAGTATAACAACATTAGGTGCTGTGGTTATTgttgagtttaaaaaaaaaaatcaactttgaGTCTTTGACTCGTTTTATCCCAGATGCAAAGAAAATTTTAACCTCGCTCCCAACATAGTCGTCTTCGTTAaccaaggcttctgattgcgTTTCACTCCACCAACTTCTAAATGCGTTACACTCCACTAAGGTCATGGAGTGTGACGAAATcggaagccttggctagcgaagatgacaATCACAGGCAACACCGGAAACCCGTTATGCACGAGAAGTTCCGTGGGTCTCTGACGATCTATCGCTGGTACATATATACCCAGTATCCTTCGTTCCGACCACGGGTCTTCCAGGTTCCGGACAGATACCAAACCATACCATGGAAAAGTCACGGATAACGATATATAGTAGCTGTTGTAAGCCAGATATACAATGCAAGTATATTAATCTTTTAACTTTATACTTTGATATTGTATTTACTGAGCTGTAAAAGAAGACTCTGAATGAATGCTTTAGTTTCTGACGGTCGGAGTTGCTCTCCTTGGTACaatttacaaaatttgatatatacgtCAGTCCGATCGTTCATGGTTTCATTTCAAAGAGGAGCTTTGTCTTATCAGAAGTAGGTCACTGTGTGACCTATAATTGTACATTTGACATATAAACGCAAAAAATCGTTTCTGTATGTATTTATGGTACCGTTTCGTAAAAAAAGAATATTCAGGATTTGTGTCGGAAGGAGTTTCGCGTACAGATGCACGTAAAACTGACCTTGCATTATGGCACGTATTGGGGCAACTATGTATCGCTTAGTTAAGTAGGTCACTGTGGTTTATTTTTCAGTCGTTGACCTTCAGGCAAGCGTTCTTACCCGACCCTATAAAGATTGTTGAAAAGCAGAAAGCGGTTGCATCGTTGAGCTCTCCTCAGAATCGGTTTATACATGCAGTCGACATATAGTTAATCAGACTGCCAGTGTTGTAGTCCGATCAGAATGAAATGTTGTAttgaactttgattagcatattgatCAGACGAGTTGATAATCATGCAGAGAAATAGGTGTATtgtatcagagacatatatactgtatatatgtctctgattgtATACGTCGTGTTTGTATGTAACAGTTTAAAGATGTTCACATTGACGAATCAGTCGTGTGGGCTAAGCTGTACTGGTGACAGTGTGACGGGTTCGAATCAAACGTGTACATGTGCGTTATGTATTCGATGCACCGAAACATCGATTAACATTGTTGACATATCCAGAAATAGCGTCGCCTACTTTGAATATTCCACGAAAAGGTCAACGCGACAGGTCATTCTTGTCGGACTTTTTTCATACAGCCCACGGAAAACTATACAAAattactgttactattttttatTGTCATGGTCATTGGTTTTGATCTCTGTAGCAATTAAAGGAATTGTCATCCTTCGGCCCATATACTAAGGAAGCACGTAAACGCTACAATCCACAAATTACGTCACTTTTCAAGACACTGAGGGTCTTTGTCGGTCAAATGGATGAATATTtcgtttttttattttctaattataTGATTATGATTCGTAGATAATGACGCTaagttttaaatcaaatacCAGTCATTTATATGTCTCCCCATCCcaggaacctttatatgatcCATCCAAGTCTGGCTCTTGGTCTTTGGGAACAATacgtttatttaaaaaatatggaGAAATAATTTGCTCTGCTGTCTATCTACCGCACCCTTGTATACGGATCTGAAATGTCTGGTGTTGGGGGTAGGAACATTGAACTTACATGTTCAATGTAGAtagtaatgtaaaatataccgtATTATTTTTCAGCAATAAAAAGTAACATCCCCGGTGGGATTCGAACCCACGACCTCCGGATTAGAAGTCCGGCGCGCTATCCACTGCGCTACGGGGACTGATGAAACCGTATTAAAGGCTTCATGTCCTTGTAAGTTCTAGGATTAAATCGCCTATTTATTAATGgataattgtaattaatttaatttaaatacaatgGCACCAAGACAAGTTGTCGTTCTATTTCAGCGTTTTAACTGACATTTAAAGACAACTTATAGACTCATCGCCAGTCAGAAATTAGTTTATTTCACAGGCGTAATATATCCAATTTGTCACATTTACATGACCGCATATTGAAAGGTTATGTTTTAAATTATAGTCTAGGCCTGTTCGTGATAATTCATGTGTTTATATCAGTCTTTGTGTAAATAGTTCACATACATATACTCATTGTACGAAAGGTCATATTATATAGAAGCTTCACAGGGGTTTGATGACGACGTTTTTGTTATCCAGCACTCGGTAAACTACTGGAAGAAATTTACTTGTCTGCGTCTTTCTATATCAgtagtaaatatgtttttccaGTGTAAAAACATTACAATACGTTTTAAAGTGTCGCATGTCAATTTTACATAAAGAATTATTAAAATTGACACCTAAGCCTAAGAAGGCTTATGAGACACTCgtagaaataaaaatacatcCAACTaagttgaaatatatttatgtattaaaagtTCATTCTTCGATAGATTTTATGAATTGTCTTAGCTAAAAGATATTGCGAGTTACATTCATTCATCAAAACAATCAGTTTTTGTTCACTGTTCGGTCTACCGTAAAAACATATCTTAGTATATCTGAATAAAATTcacattcaaataaaaagtaCAAACACTTGCAACAACTCAAAGGACTCGGTAGCGACCTGCCAACCATGCGGCAACTCCTTACCGGCCCAACAACTCAGGtgacagaatatatatttttgaaatatgtcTATAATGTCATtacttatacagtatatttacgATAAATACTTGTGCActcataatttcatatttttttctgcgtgttaagtttgatatattttgaatgACGTTTAGCATGATTGGCTCAATTATTTATTTCCTTTATTACAATAACAAATTTAACTTTTGAATACGATGTGAATTTCATAACATTATATTGAAACGGTATCCTGTCGCTAGATGTCAGcacgttatacatgtatgtactaaTTAACATTCTTCATTTTATTCACGCAAAATGTCTGCCCGTCATACAAATAtcgatatacatacatacataccatcGTCTTTAATGCgaatattaatatatctttGATCCTAGCTACAAAATATTTGACCATACTTGCCAAATTagtctttgaaaataaatccattaaaaatatttatacaggAAGTTAGGACGGCGACGACAAAATAATTCTGTGTTGTGGTTCTCGCACTGTGATAAATAACCACAGgataatgatttgttttttacAGTTTGAATGTAATTTGGCCTTCCCTACTGTGTATAGCATGTTTTCAGCTTTGTGTGTGTGGGGGAGGGGGACTAGATTAAATTCGGAATTCGGGAAAAAATGACACCCACGGtcttagcccgagtttcctcaggccgtgacaccatgtctggtgtaggcatggtgtcagggccagaggaaactcgggctacctcGGTCTGAACAtttgaaaatgtgctatacacactataGAAGATCcagttacacatgtacatagactGTAATAAATATCCAGATCCCTATGGTCCCTGTGGTCCTGTGATCCCTATGGTCCCTGTGGTTCCTGTGGTCCTGTGATCCCTATGGTCCCTGTGGTCCCTGTGGTCCCTATGGTCCCTGTGGTCCTGTGATCCCTATGGTCCCTGTGGTCCCTGTGGTCCCTGTGATCCCTGTGGTTATTACGATTTATAACGATGACCCGATACTATTACATTGTTACGAGGCGATGAAGCATCACGGAGTGAAGAAATAGAACTGTTTTAGATTTTATGTTCATGAATAATATCATATAGTGAAGGAAGTACATGCATCTTCGTTACATTTCTGCACGTGTCATCTCgctttttgttttttacatgATTATGTATTTCTCTGCAAGTACCACATATTTCCATAACTAGCTTTTTATTTTAGCTAGTTATGACATATCAAAAGGAGCATATCTTtccatttgatatatattattgataacttATCTATATTTTGCGTACACATCGGcattaaatatattatcatacacTTACTGATACAGGAAGAtatttatcatacatttttGCTTATACAGTAAGATATTGTATTAAACATTATATAGCTGATATGAGAGGATATTGTTTTACACATTAGCTGATACAGTAagatattgtattatacattagCTGATTAGCTGAAGGAGATCTCATATATCGGACGAtctttatgaaatataaaaattgaTATAGGGATaccttgaaatatatttttgctgaCACATGAAAATCTATTATTTTCACTGTGAGATACCAACATGGGCCTTATTTATAACCTACATTCCATTTCCTACACGTAAACACAACATACGTAAGCTAGGTCATGTCAGGTGATTGCGTCAGTCTGTAGCCTAAACAAGTGtgtaggtacattgtaggtcaAACCCGAGACTCATCTCAATTGACTCGCCATATGGTACGA contains the following coding sequences:
- the LOC117335494 gene encoding uncharacterized protein LOC117335494 isoform X3, yielding MEFLNKKLQNEDKGTATATSAVEQTCTTSATTVTIGTQTGIKDEQHPKTHCQVCGINDDKPGKWCWLGCEAPNYCYSSVHTSSNLSKFLHTLNHLCSVGTPGGIHILHLRFRASTTKSPASPLLSFPDTENDSVDSRNSLTSDGA
- the LOC117335494 gene encoding uncharacterized protein LOC117335494 isoform X2, with amino-acid sequence MNPGSTEYVNRTRRATNPGGNVKGQKPTCKTFHTGKRIIKPFVDSKSRSKSYCKRRDTLFQKAKDIFQSTGTEVSLQTKSLSGESRHFQTGYFQKLQNEDKGTATATSAVEQTCTTSATTVTIGTQTGIKDEQHPKTHCQVCGINDDKPGKWCWLGCEAPNYCYSSVHTSSNLSKFLHTLNHLCSVGTPGGIHILHLRFRASTTKSPASPLLSFPDTENDSVDSRNSLTSDGA
- the LOC117335494 gene encoding uncharacterized protein LOC117335494 isoform X1 yields the protein MYCKQNPGSTEYVNRTRRATNPGGNVKGQKPTCKTFHTGKRIIKPFVDSKSRSKSYCKRRDTLFQKAKDIFQSTGTEVSLQTKSLSGESRHFQTGYFQKLQNEDKGTATATSAVEQTCTTSATTVTIGTQTGIKDEQHPKTHCQVCGINDDKPGKWCWLGCEAPNYCYSSVHTSSNLSKFLHTLNHLCSVGTPGGIHILHLRFRASTTKSPASPLLSFPDTENDSVDSRNSLTSDGA